The genomic segment ACTGTGCATGACATTGCCAAAGACAGTCAGTGTAATGCtccaaaaaaaccaaaaacaactaAACATGTTCCACTGGCCCAAAGATATAGGAAGGTAGGTGtagctgctaaacatcatcaGCAACACCTACCACTGAATAAAGAcctaaacaataaaaatgtcatacTCCATTTACTCTTGTGATGTGCTGTATGGCAATAATGTAGCATATTAGCATGTAAAGAAAGTTTGTTTTGCATGCAGCTACCaaccttcctcctctttgttctCTAGAGGTACACTCCAGGCAATGAGGTTTCGAGCAGCACGGCCCTCTTCAGCAACTATCTTCCTCACCTTGTCATGGCTGTTGGAGCGCTGAAAAGATGCCTGCAGGAGAAACAGATTCAACACATCAATTTTGCACTTTATCCAAGAGCAAAGGAAAGATGGTGTAGAGCATGACAAGATGACATATGTGACAAACAAATGTGGGATTCATAAGGTGAATTTGAAAATGATCACGATATGCTGCCCAGGCTACGGCTAGTTTGACATTAGGAAATTCTGAGAAACATGATGTATTGCAAGACAAACACAAGGTGTCCTGACATTCTCAATGAAGCTTCAGTGGAATAATAGACACAAAGCTGAGGGGCATTTTCCATTACTTTCCAAGTTGTGACACCATAGAATGCAATATGGGCTTATTTCATGGCCacacataaaaagaaagaaaggatgctttttaaaaacatcatacattttttaaacttggtTTGTAGTCAGTTTAACTTTGGTCATACTCTTATTGTCCACAAATTACATGAAAATATTaacctgtgtagccaaagcctgatatactGTAACTTGTTTCTCCATggcatagagctccattgttgtcagAAAACTATTAAATAAACATCAATGAGTCACAcagttgcactgggtgacatgttcctttattatGATGAACCTGGGCACTGTAGTATTTTGAggcaatcccacatacactctTTTTGCTGCAAATATTCACTAGCACAacaaatctgcagctgaaaatagtcctcaaTAAATAGACTAACTCCTGTtagagtaacatttgctaaaaactacagtacagGAAATTACTTagcattttttcaaaatgaaaccaTTTACATCGTCAGtaggaatgaatgggcttggggctgagtgtcACAGACATGGTGGGGATGTTGGAAAGTATttagagacagactaacacattgctggttttggtctcctCATGGGATTgtattgttgctatggttacctccATTTTAATACACCTTGCACACTAACTTTGTACAGTGGTTAAAGTAGTGTGTACACCagtacagtgtgttttcatagCCCTTCAAATAATCAAGGAAATCAATTATATTGTGTATTTAATCAATGCATTACGAATTTTAAAAGGTAACTGAAATCAAACAGTGCGTAACAGACGGCCTATAGTCCATTTAAGACACACCATTCAAATCTAAAacataaagacataaatacCACAAAAAGGCAAGATTGTTAAATGTTTGTAGTACAGGGAAGATATACCTAACCTGTGCTTCATAGTAACGCAAACCTTTCCAATATGTGCAAAACAAGCTTAACAGAAAATTCAAAATTAATCAAAAGTACTAAATGccattaaaattattatattaaatccATAATCCTTTCATttaatgcaaccgcaagggggcagaAGTCTTAtagtcttcttgtgccagtcccaagtctggataaatgcagagggttgtgtcaggaagggcatccgacgtaaaacacatgccaaattaaaaatgcgaatcgtgcaaatgacttccataccagATCgttcggggcccgggttaacaacgaccgccaccggtgctgttgacctacagggtaccggtggaaattggactactgttggtcaaagacgaagaaggagaggaggaaggtgtgttcgcaGGCagtgagagaagaggaaagctaagaatgtaggactgacagtagggactttgaatgttgggactatgacagggaaggctagagagttgattgacatgatgcagagaaggaaggtggacatactgtgtgtccaggtgaCCAactggaaaggtagcaaggctagaagcttaggagcagggttcaagttgttctaccatgggtcagataggaagagaaacggagtaggagttatcctgaaagaggagtttgtgaggaatgttctagagtgTTCtagtgaaaagagtatcagacaggttgatgagtctgaagctggaaattgaaggggtgatgttcaatgttgtgagtggttatgccccacaggtaggatgtgagttagaagagaaggagaaactctggagtgagttagatgaagtgatgcagagcatccccagaggtgagagagtggtgattggtgcagatttcaatgggcatgtaggtgaagggaacagaggtgatgagaatgtgatgggcaggtttggtcttcaggacaggaacgcagaaggacagatggtggtagactttgcaaagaggatggaaatggctgtagtgaacactttcttccagaagaggcaggaacatagggtgacatataagagcggaggtagaagcactcagatggactacatcttgtttagacgttgtaatctgaaagagaccagtgactgtaaagtagtggtaggggagagtgtagccagacaacacaggatggtagtgtgtaaaatgtctctggtggtgaggaagatgaagaggacaaaggcagagcagagaacaaagtggtggaagttgaaaaaggaagaatgtcgtgtagttttcagggaggagctgagacagactctgggtggtcaggaagtgctcccagatgactgaaccactacagctactgtgatcagggagacaggtaggagggtactcggtgtgtcatctggaaagaggaaagtggacaaggagacttggtggtggaacgaggaagtgcaggagtgtatacagagaaagaggttagctaagaagaagtgggacactgagagggctgaagagagtagacaggagtacagggagacgcagcgtaaggtgaaggtagaggtggcaaaggccaaacaaagagcatatgaggacttgtatgctaggttggacactaaagagggagaggtggatttgtacaggttggccagacaaagagatagagatgcgaaggatgtgcagcaggttagggtgattaaagataaggatggaaatgtattgacaggtgccaggagtgtgatgggaagatggaaggagtactttgaagagttgatgaatgaggaaaataaaagggaacgaagagtagaagaagtgactggtgtggagcaggaagtagcaaagattagcaagagtgaagtgaggaggacgttgaagaggatgaagagtggaaaggcagttggtcctgatgacataaatgtggaggtatggaagtgtctaggagaggtggcagtggagtttctgactagtttgtttaacaagatcttggagagtgagaggatgcccgaggaatggaggagaagtgtactggtgccaatttttggatgacattgtgatttgtagtgagagcagggagcaggtggaggaaaatctagagatggaggtctgctctggaaaacagaggaatgaagcttagccgcagtaagacagaatacatgtgcgtcaatgagagggacccaggtggaatggtgaggttacagggagcagaggtgaagaaggtgcaggactttaagtacttagggtcaacggttcagagcaatggagactgtggaaaagaggtgaagaggcgagtgcaagcaggttggaacgggtggagaaaagtgtcaggtgtgttgtgtgataaaagagtatcagcaagaatgaaaggaaaggtgttcaagacggtggtgagaccagcgatgttgtacagcttagagacagtggcactgaagaaaagacaagaggcagagctggaggtagcagagcttaagatgttgaggttctctttgggagtgacgaggacggacaggatcaggaacgaggacatcagagggacagctcatgttagatgtttcggagataaagtcagagaggccagattgaggtggtttggacatgttcagaggagacacagtgaatatattggtagaaggatgctgaggttggagctgccaggcaggaggtctagaggaagaccaaagaggagatttatggatgtagtgagagaggacatgaagttaattggtgtgagtgaagaggatggagaggacagggttagatggaggcacatgattcgctgtggcgacccctgaaagagaacagccgaaaggaaaacaAGAATCCTTTCATTTCAATGAAAAATAGCAATACTCAGCAGTACCACAAGAGAGCGTATTGCAATATGCTGTTTCAATTATTTGTCCCATCCCTGGTGTGTGGTTTTGAGCCGGGGGTTGAAGCCACAATACTTCAAGTTTATGGAAGAGGTCTACTGGCACTGACTGTGACAAGAAACAGCTAGAGGCAGGAGCTCTAAACCGGCTTTATGCCCAGCATGCATCATGGTTGACCTACACATTGAATATGCATCAGTGAACTTAACTGTAACCTCGGGTGAAGCAGATACTGTGAACCAAATTTAATGCTGCGAGAAGTAATTCAACACATCGTTTACCTATGGGACATTAAGATGCCCTGTGATGAACCATGACATCAACATCTCTCTGCATCACCATCTCACAGAGAAGCATTCTCTCACATAACAGTTTGGTGAAACGGCTTATGCATTAATGCATAGACCGAATCTGCTTAACACCCTACAAGCAATAACATCTACAACTCAATTTTGCTAGGcaatgacaaaaatacacagtgtACCCAATAGTCTATTTGATATAATTTGGCTTTGTAATCTTAAAATCACTAAACATTCTGACTTCTGGCAATCTgattacaaaacaacacagaagcTAATACCTAGAGGCTTATCATTCTGGATCTTCCACTCACTGTGTTTCCTCTCCCAGCAAAACAGCCTGTACCACAGTACTGTTCATAAATGATTTAATCTAATGTTGACTAATCCAGAGAAAATGTGGGTATTTTGGTCAGACAACTATAATATGTGGTTTAAGACTTAAAATACATTGTTACCTTAAACCAACACAAAAATTGAGAGCCAGTTCTCCTCTTAATAGCAAATGAGTCATGGAACAAACCGTTCTCTCTTTTCCTGGCTGCCTCTCACTAGCAACACTATTCAGACAAGAAGGCTACAGCAAAATTATTCCTCTACCAGAAGAGGGACACAGTCTGTCTTGTCCAAGGCTTTGAGGTAATTCAAAGCAAGTGATAATTAGGCCAAggtttatgtaaaaataaaatgtaacaatattTTCAGACTATCCTTTAAAGCTAGTGGAATAATGTGAACATGGCTCATTAGGGGTTACACATGCAGAAACAGCATGCGTGTATTGGTCTGATACTATTTAATGTCCCTAAGGGAGATACCCAGCTGACCTACTTTTGGTGAGCAAAATTCTTAACATGTCGACTGGCCTGGGTTTTATTCGGCCAAGTAGAAAGAGACTACAAAGAGATAAAAGAACATCAATCAACACAGCTATAATGAGCAAGAACTAGTGAGGTGGGTCAGCGTCAATGCACCCTCTCCCATCTACAAATTGTAAATATTTACTCTGTGTTTCCTGGGCTTGGCAACCACTGGATGACAGATGTTGTGAGAATACCTTACCTACTCACAACTCAAGGCTAACTGTGTGCAGCAGCCTGAGGCAAAAAAGGCTTACAGCAACATTCCCTTGATCCACTTAATCAGCTGCAAACAAGCTGTCTCCTGGGCTGCACTGTAGAATAAGATACATTGTGGAGCATAATTCTGGTTATATTCTCTAGCCAGGCAATCCTTCCCCATGCACTGTGCAGAGTAAGAGGCAAGTGTAAGGTTTCCCTTTTGGCAAGGTCTACAAACAGGTGCAAGCAGCAAGACAGTGGGTGAGATCTAGCTCATtaggagagacacagagaaaatcAAAAGATTAGAGGATACATACAGAATAGAAGTACAGTCTGTAAGCAGGTTCCTCGGCCTTATCCACCCCTGACATACTTTTGCAGCCCACTTCAGACAACCTGTTCCCCCTCACCAGCACTGCCACTTGTGCAAGGTGACATCGTCATCTGACAACAGGACCAAAATAGACTCCTACTGTGTAGTCCACACTGCTATAGCAACTTGCCCAGTGCCAACTCCTCTCCCAGTGGCGATTGAGAGAGACAAGTGCTCAGTAGTCCACCAGTCCTGCCTTTCACTTTGACTACTCTGTCTGTAACTCTGTCTGTAATCTAGCCTGAGCCCTCAGTGCTCTGCTGAGTTAGCAGCCACTTCTTAGGCCCGACtcgctgcctgctgctgtctatctgtctgccactctcctctgctctgctctccacTGCATGCACCTTCCTATATTTACAGCTTCTCTGCTTTCCCTGCTCTGCATCAGAGCCcccactctctctgtttctcatctCTCACTCTCCTTCTGCCACAACACTGCGCGGTCATGTGTACACAGCAGGCCTGCAGCTCTGCCTCCCATCCTGTGTTGCCAGTGATGAGAGTGTAGCTGCAGGCTCAGAGACAGTATGTGCTAACGCAAGCCTGGCCATGCATTAACCACACAGGGTGATGCTCTGGATCTGATTTGACTCAGCATTCAATGATTCATAGGCTGCTGGgggaacaaaacacacaagccCACATGGTTTACTGCCTACGAATGAAACAAACTTACAAAGTCTGCAAGAAGAAGTTGAGACAAACAGGGAGAGCATTTGtcacattcttgtttttatgacgatatgacatatatatatatatatatatattctcacAAGGCCAATTATCGTCCTTTGGTAACAATGCACCAGTGGGTGTGTTTAACAAGGGTATTGATGGAGAGGGAAACATTTCAGCAACTTATGAGACCACCAGAGCTGACACCATCACACCTAAAGAAGGTACTGTCATCCAAAAATGCTCCTTTCCTGCTGGAACTGTTGGCTAAGTGAACCCATTCTAAATTATCCAGTCACTTAGCTCAAGCTAGCTAACAGTGCATCGGAATTCTACTGTTCTTGACAATTATTTCAGCTATAAGCAACGAGCTAATAAGTCATTACGTACCTTTAAAGCGGTTATGGATGCATTCTTGCTTTTGCCTCCTCCATGAGAGGATCCCGAGCTGTTGCTACCAGACCTCTCCCTCCCGTCTCCACCTTGGCTAAGTCTCGGGCCGAGACGGTGCTGCCCAGCGCCACGCCGTCGTCCATCATGGCGGTTGTCTTTGGACATCGACAAGCGGTATGTTCAATGATCTGTCAGTGAGAAATAAAAGTCTACGAAGGTCGAAGTTATCTTGTTGTCAGAGTTgattgaaaaaaacatgtcaggTAAATACATGACAGTGAGGACAACCTAACAGCAGCAAGTATGTTGAGTTTACATTTTTGACTGGCGATGGGATTATCCAATAAATTCACCGTAACATGGAAACAACATACGCGTCAGCCAATCATGTACAGTCTAGTCTGGGTCAAAGGGTGGAACAGACTTTCTTTGGGCGGGACTTCAAACTGTCTACCATGGCAACCATGAAGATCGGGCGGGACGTTAGGTTGATTTCTCACTGTGTCACATAATctacagacaaaacaggaaaccCAGAAGAGAAGTGAAcctgccttcaaaataaaaacatttgggaGCAGCCCTTCCTCCCTTGAAACTATGAAACTAGATACACCAAGCATGAAAATATTGCAACAATTAAAGAGAGTAGAACACATTACACTAGTACTTTAACAGCTCACTAGTTCTTTAGACCTTTCAGAACAGTATGTTATCTGCTTGCACTATTTGTGTATTAACCATGTATAGGCTACACAGTTTACAGTAACAGTTTGACCTGTTTATAGGCAGTGTATGGTGTCATCTATTTGTTGTTTATATCGCTGTGTCTATTTTTTCACCTACTGTACATAGCTTATGTTTACCTTATGTTGCTCagtttagctgtatgtctatctTGTACGTTTAAACATACTAGGCCAATAAAGTTGATTCTGATCTAATTGTATATAAATCACTAAATGGTTTAGCCCCAAAATATATTGTTAACCTGCTTGTACAATATGAAACTGCCAAGCCACTCAGATGTCCTGGAAATAGGTTGATACTATTCATAGAGCAATAACAAAGATCGGTGAGCTTCTTTTTGTTGTATGTGCCATACTTATGGAACAAATTACCGAGGATCTAAGGTGTGCCCGAACTATGACCACCGTTAAAAGCAGGTTTAAAACCCTATTAAATCAGGCCTGCCTCtaaatttgtatatatgtgttaatttttattttcttttttcgtTTTAAATTCACTCTATTATTTTCTTCACTTTGACATTGcgttttaattttttgttttgcattcatttttaaagttaaagtgtCTGTAAAGCACACTAAAACGTCCTCAGAATATTGATTGTGCTATATACTCACTTGCAATGCCTTGCCTAAAGGGCTGCTAAAATCTACAGGGAAAACTTGTTTGAGACAGGCTGTAAAAACAATTTCCCCCAAGGAAAGAGTCTATCCAGTAATCCAACACCCAAAAAGtgtcaaatacacacattaattCAGAGAAAAACTCTCAgtgtcaacattttattttggtttgcCCTGTCTGCACACAAACTCACCAAAGTTATTCAGATCACTCAATGAACATGCTTTGTGAAACAGGCCCTGAGCTGAAAACTAGACTGGAAAGATAAATTGGGGAAAGTGACAGTTGTCTACAGCTTTGAATCAAGTACAAATGTCACTTTAGGATGGAATActgaaagataaaatattttaaggAAGACAACAAACCTGGAAAAAGCACATGCATCTACCAACAGAATTCATTTCTCAGTTGCCCTTATAGATTTGTATTAGGAAACTCAGTCATCAATAATATATCCTCTGATTGTCATACATACAAGTTGCAAAGACAAGGAAATGTTTCCATGCAAAACTAGTAGCCATACCTCTATGTTCTTAAGTGGAAACTTCAAAGTATACAGTTTGTTAATTTgtctttctatatttttatcAGCCCTGTATGCATGGTATCATAGATAAGCCTGGGTTTACATGCATTAGTTAGATTTTTAGTTCCAAAAAAGTTTGACATACGCcagaataataaaatgtttattttgaaatttgtgACCGGAAGTACCTCTAGCCTCTCGTGTGAATGATACTGGCGTCAACCCTTGTACGGAGAACTTTCCACGGTAATAACAACATCTTCCCCTTACATTATTTGTCAGCTTTGTCACAGTTACTTTATTGTTGGCTTGTTTGCGTTGTCTTTAACTGTGCCTTTTTATTTTGGCCACCGCTGTCGATTTTGTCCTCGATTCTGCCTGTGTCTCTATCTGTCtcattttcattctctctcaaacacattAAGTATAAACAGGAATTAATTAAAACTAGACAAGAACTAGTATTTCTACCAGGCggttttattttttgcctttttgtccccctctctcttcatctcagCCGCAGTTGTTCCTGGTagattttggttttattttcatcacaCAGGACGAGGTTCTCATGTGAAGTTTAGTTTGTTTGAACTTCCACCAGCTGACCACAAGGTCGCGCAGTTGCACTTTGACAGCTTTGTTTTGCCCTGGTCATTTGAGTTTTCAACTAGTAGTTGAAAACTAATTAATAGCACTCTCTCGTGTTTTCAATTCCACAgcccattttattttactattaatGAACTGTGTTACTCAACAGATGGCATCCTCTGCCTTGTTGGTGTTGCTGGTACTTCAGTTTGGATTTGGACAAAGCTCCCATAAACATCTTCAGGAAGATCATTATATTGGCCAGCAGCACAACCCTGAACATGACATGAACGTCCTGCTGGGAGACAAGGTTTCTAAATATTTttagtaattatttttaaccCAATTTCTACTCCACATCCATGACCTGCTCACTCTTTGCTCTTCTTATTTTATGCACTTCTAGGACACTGAGGAGATAAAGAAACTTAGCCCAGcagaacagaggaaaaagatCATGGAAATTGTAAAGAAGATTGATACAAATGCTGACAATCTGCTAAGTGCAGGTAAATGTATGTCTCTCTCAACATTTGTAAAGAAAGCAAACATAAACAGAGGTGATAAAAGTTCATACCCAGTGTTTTATCCAAAGAGGAGGTGACGCTATGGATTCAGCACGTCTACAGAAAATATGCTCTGGATGATGCGAAGGAGCGGTTCCCTGAGTTTGACACTGACAAAGACGGTGTTGTGACATGGGAGGAATACAACATGGTCGCTCATGACCAGCTAATTACTTTTGATGACAGCACTGTTCTGGAGGATCCAGAGCAAGAGTCTCTCAGACATGTAAGTATACTTTTATTGTCCTGTTATTACTCACATTATACCACAGCCTAATTTATCTATAATGCCTTAATATAGGCTTATATGCCCATTAGCTCCATCTGAAGGAGAGGAGGCGCTTTGACTTTGCTGATGCGGACGGCACATCCGGGCTTAATGTGACAGAGTTTCTTGCCTTCACCCACCCATCTGAAGTGGATCACATGGCTGTAAGATGAGTTTAGCTCCTACTCAGAACTGCAGAACCTGATAGGATTATGCATTCCTCCACCCATTACAAGAGTTCCCTTTGTGTTTCATGTTAAAATTGATtgatttccctttttctctaaCAGGATTTTGCCATTGAAGATGTGTTGGGTGAATATGACACAGATAAAGATGGATTCATAAGTCTAAGTGAATTTATTGGAGATGTTCGGGGTGATGGTAAGACCACAGAGATTATTTTGAGTCACagaataattgtttttaaatccttCTGCTATGCCATCCCCTACGCGGTGTTAACACTATATTTTGCTATCAGAGGATTCTCCTTCACAGTGGGAGATTGAAGAAACGGTGCGGTTTAAAGACCTCTATGATCAAGATAAGGATGGCAAGTTGAATCGAGAGGAGCAGCTCCGCTGGGTTGCGCCTAATAGCTACGGTTCAGCAAGAGAAGAGGTAAGACTCAACTGTTCCAACGTGTGCCCAGTTTGTTTTGGCATAATAGATACAATTAATACAAGATATTGCGTTTTAATACATGGGCAAATAGTGTATTTGGATGCTCCTTTAGCTATTGCTTAGTAGGTTTATATATAATTTCGCTCTGTGATGGTATGGCAGTGTATtcactaatttattttcctgGCTTTGCTCTCGTGTCATCAACAGGCTCTTCATCTCCTCAAGGAGATGGACCATGATGAGGACGGGCAGATCTCAGAGGCTGAAGTTTTGAAAAATCAAGAAACATTCATGAACAGTGAGGTGACAGACTATGGCAGACAGCTGCATGTATCACACGATGAATTATAgcaatactgtatgttcttgtTTATTGTAGagttttcttatttgtttccATGAAGGTGCAGTGtagtttatttcctgttttgtacTTTGACATTAGTCATGGGATTTACGTTGCTCCCTGGAGATTGTTGACCTTATGTGTTGTAGTGGCGATTcttcagaataaagaaacactcacggcaaccacttgtctttctgttggTTTACTTCAaacgtctgcagacggactcacagcagcaaaacatacatcagtataatctgctcagAATGAGTACAGTgggaaaggagcatcagttatttatccagtctttagggtcaggctcctcagcccgggggggaagagtgtccctgaagtctggacataacagtcagtaggatgttttgtagttccatctcatcattatcagtgtactgttctcatcacgcagtcAAGTactgacgccaaacaattacgtatagcatctgtatgttattatatcagagagtccgtttgttcttgccattacagtGTCTGTAATCAATTTGCGATAGTAAATCACCTATACAAAATAACAGGGAAGCATATATTGCAACACATAATATACAATACACATAATACATCACCAACTCTCCAGCTACACCGTTTAAAATGACCACAGTGGTGTGGCAGCACCTCTCTGAC from the Siniperca chuatsi isolate FFG_IHB_CAS linkage group LG4, ASM2008510v1, whole genome shotgun sequence genome contains:
- the rcn2 gene encoding reticulocalbin-2; translation: MASSALLVLLVLQFGFGQSSHKHLQEDHYIGQQHNPEHDMNVLLGDKDTEEIKKLSPAEQRKKIMEIVKKIDTNADNLLSAEEVTLWIQHVYRKYALDDAKERFPEFDTDKDGVVTWEEYNMVAHDQLITFDDSTVLEDPEQESLRHLHLKERRRFDFADADGTSGLNVTEFLAFTHPSEVDHMADFAIEDVLGEYDTDKDGFISLSEFIGDVRGDEDSPSQWEIEETVRFKDLYDQDKDGKLNREEQLRWVAPNSYGSAREEALHLLKEMDHDEDGQISEAEVLKNQETFMNSEVTDYGRQLHVSHDEL